The genomic segment TGGGGAAAGGGCTGAGTCCTCAGCCTTGACTGTCTAGGGCCTTGTGGGGAAGGGGCTTTTCTCGTGTCCCCCAGATACCCTCTCTTCCCAGCCCCCACAGCCGGCTCTGCTCCCCTGCATCCATCATCTCTTCGTGTCCATTCCGTTTTCTTTGGCCAAACAGACAGGTGGAGTAACTGAGATAGGCAGACACATGGACGGAGAATTCTATTTTGGGTTGCAGATCTTTTGTGCGTAAacaagaaaaaccaaaatattcCAAAGATGACCTTCCTTGCCTCCTACTGCCCAGTATGACTAAGGAGGAGATAAGGCCTTAGCCCGGATCCCCAGGCGTTTGGGAGAAGGGCCTGGCTGACTGCCTGGGtctctatttatatatttaagttcACAACGTTGCTTACGCTGACCAGCCTGGGGCCTGAGCTTCTAAAGGCTGGTGGCCCTGGGGTTAGGTCTGGCTCATTCTGCACCTTTCCTGGGAGGTGGGAGCATCCTTGTGCTCTCGCCTGTCTCCCTTTTCAGGCTCCTCTGGGGCCCAGGATCTATgttgtaattttactttttattttcacagtTGTAGCAAAGTTCTTACCCATAATAAAGGTTGTGAATGTTCTGTGAGTGTCACggaggtgggctggggaggtGATTAAGCACTCGGCTTTCCAGATCCCTggtgtggggaggtggggagggaggtccaCGCTCTGCTATCCCTTGCTGGCCCTGGGTCCAAGTGAGCTCCAGGTGTTACACTGAGGACTTGCCAGGGCagttgttctttcttcctttctttgcccCTTCAGCCCAACACCGTGGAGCCCTTATGTCCTTCCGCATCCTTACCTGCCCAGATGTTGCAGCCAAAGCGTGAGGGCAAACTTGGTGCCAGTGCTGACCCTCTCTCTGCTGTCTGCCGTGCCCGGGGTTGTCCGCAGCAGGGTGGATGTGGGCAAGGCCAGAGGCTGGGCTCCTCCATTCTCTTTTAGTTCCACTGCACTGCAGAACGACAGCTCCTGTCTGGGCTGTGCCTTGTGGCTTAGCCCCACTTCCATATCCATTAGGTCATATGATCCTCCGAACCACCACAGGAGAGGGGTGGGTCGGGGGGGttaacctcattttacagaaaggAGGGTAAAATGACTTGCCCCAATGAGAGTGTGGGACCGAAACCCAGGTAGCCTATTAGACAGGAATTCTTGGGAGTATAATAGGCACTGTCTTTGATCTATGTGCTCTCTTCATTATCAGTTGACCAACTCCGTCCCTAAATCTCCCCCACAACACATGTCTTCCCCTGAGGAGGAGACAGAAGGTAAACTTCTCAATGTCTATGTGTTGGAGGGACAGGGAGAAGTTCCTACTTACGGTACAGAAGATGGTAGGTCCTGGGGAAGATGTTTGGGGGTCTCTGTCCCATCCTCTGTGGCAGCCACTGCAGCTGCTATGTCTGGTCCCAGCCACATGAAGGCACTCACCTCTCCTGCATTTGGTTGAATCCGGGCCTGGGGCCAGACATGTTGATGCTTTAGTCATGGCCTCTCTCAGAAGACCTGTTCTTGATCACAGCCTACCCACAGGTGGAATGGAGAGACTTGGAGCAGGGACAAAGGAGAGGCTATTGTATTTCGTGGTTATCTCTGACTTTCCCCGCACCTTAGTCATCCTTGGAACCAGTCTTTCTGGGCCTCCTCAGCCCCATTTCCTTTGTCTACTGCCAGCCCTACCTGGAGCTGCTGCTGTGACTCCTGGGAGATGACAAGTAGGTAGAGAACgatgtgatggtatttggggaGACCCCAGCTCAGCTTAGGGGGGTAGGCagactaagaagaaaaaaaaagagaacttccTGTCCCTTTTTGAGACTTTGGAAATGCAGCTGAGGGAGTGGAGAGTAGAAATGGTGTAGGAGGGACATGGGTAAGAGTCATGGGATTGGGGACTCCAAACCACCCACACTCCATCAGTTTCCCTGTGGTCAAGGCAAGTAGGGCTGTTCTGTGGGCTTTGGTGGGTTAGTAGTTATTAAGTGCTCTTGGTTAGATAGGAAGGAACCTCTCCCAGGCCCCTGTCTCACCTCCCATAACcccagagggacccaggagaACTGGCCCTGGGGCAGCTGGAGTCCACTCTCCTCCCAAAGCTCTCGAAGCCCCCCATCCAGCAGCTGGGGGTGAGAGGATAGGAGGTCAGAGAGGCCAATGCCTGGCTCCTACAAGTCCTGTGTTTGCCCTTCCTCCAGCCCACACCCCATTGTGGTCCCAGACAGGGTCTCTCCTTCAGCAGAGGGTGCGGTCTGGCTCAGTTGATTGGTTACCTCTTCATCAGGTTCCACATGCCCACCTGCAACAACAGTGGGACCAGTCGGTGAAAGGTGGTGTTCCTGTCCAGGGACCCCCACTCACTATTCACGCTTgccccctcctccagtggacacAGATGCAGTTGTAGCCCCTTGTGATTCTGGGACCTACCACACTTCTGGGCCTACTTCTGTCATTGAGACTGGGAAAAGAGCTGTGGGGTAGAGGCAGATTTCTTTCCTGGACATTGGGCCTTGTCCTCAGGTCACTCACCTGGGGGTACCCAGAGGTTGGGCGAAATGTTGAGGGTGCTTGTCCTTCGCGTCAACAAGACAGTCTGGTCGCTGGACTGCAGAATGACCGCCACACCCAGATCCACACCTCGACCTTTCGGGGGCAGCTCAACCCCCGGAGCCCTGGGCTGTTGGTCCAGGGCCGCAAAAGGGCAGAAAGGCGGTCGCTGGCGGGAGGGAGCCACTGGGGTTAACATCGCAGAAGAGACAAGGAACTGGAGGAGCCCGAGGCAGGTGACCGGCCCAGGCCTCTCGCCTCCAGCTCCCACCCTCTCCCGGTCCCTTCCTTCGGTCCTTCACCCGCCCCATCGCGTCCCCTCTCTCCACCTGGAGCGGAAGCCTGGCCGACGCGCCTGGGAAAGGCTTGTCCGAGAGGACCAGTTGTCCCCGCTTCAGGCCGCAGTGCGTGGGCCACGGCCCGAGCCCCGACCCGGCGCCCAGGAGGCCGCACACACTCTGCGCGAAGCTCACCGACTCCGGGCGCCCGGAGAGGAGTAGCAGCACCCGTGCCGCCGCCATCACGGGCTGCGGCGCGCCTGGCGCCCTCTGGTGGCCCAGCTGCGCTTCCCCTCCGAGCCTTCCGGCGGCTCGGAAGGAAACCGGGCTTCCGGAACGTCCCAGGGGGAAATTGAGGGAAGAACCTTGGGGATGATCCAGgagtataataaataaatgacaaagcGGAACGCCTCTAAATCCTCAGCTCCTTTTGTCCTCCCATCTTCTGTTTAGGAAAATGATCCCTAGACTGAGCGATTTCTGGACTCATGTGTCATTTCCCACCAGGCATGGGTGGAACTCTGTAAGCAACCTTCCAGGACACTCTGCACACCTGTGCTAGCAGGTAACACCTCGGATTAATTACATCTATCTCTTAGCCAGACACCCAGGAAACATTCTTGacaccttctctttctttcttttcactcaaATGGCAGCCAAGTCCACCAGATTCTACCTCCTTGAATGTTCTCAAATCTGTGTCTTAATCTCCAGCCTCCGGTGCCCTAGTTCAAGTCTTCCTCATATTCTGCCTGATATATTATTACAAATCTGTAcgtagtccatcctaaaagaaataagtcctgaatattcattggaaggacagatgccgaagctgacactccaacactttggccacctgatgcaaagaactgactcatttgaaaagaccctgatgctgggaaagattgaaggcagaaggaaaaggggacgacagaggatgagatggttggatggcatcaccaactcaatggacatgagtttgagtaaaccctgggagttggtgatggacagggaggcctggtgtgcagcagtccatgggatcacagagtcagacacgact from the Bos javanicus breed banteng chromosome 3, ARS-OSU_banteng_1.0, whole genome shotgun sequence genome contains:
- the NUDT17 gene encoding nucleoside diphosphate-linked moiety X motif 17 isoform X1, which codes for MAAARVLLLLSGRPESVSFAQSVCGLLGAGSGLGPWPTHCGLKRGQLVLSDKPFPGASARLPLQRPPFCPFAALDQQPRAPGVELPPKGRGVDLGVAVILQSSDQTVLLTRRTSTLNISPNLWVPPGGHVEPDEELLDGGLRELWEESGLQLPQGQFSWVPLGLWESAYPPKLSWGLPKYHHIVLYLLVISQESQQQLQARIQPNAGEVSAFMWLGPDIAAAVAATEDGTETPKHLPQDLPSSVPAVELKENGGAQPLALPTSTLLRTTPGTADSRERVSTGTKFALTLWLQHLGRKSRDGS
- the NUDT17 gene encoding nucleoside diphosphate-linked moiety X motif 17 isoform X2 is translated as MAAARVLLLLSGRPESVSFAQSVCGLLGAGSGLGPWPTHCGLKRGQLVLSDKPFPGASARLPLQRPPFCPFAALDQQPRAPGVELPPKGRGVDLGVAVILQSSDQTVLLTRRTSTLNISPNLWVPPGGHVEPDEELLDGGLRELWEESGLQLPQGQFSWVPLGLWEARIQPNAGEVSAFMWLGPDIAAAVAATEDGTETPKHLPQDLPSSVPAVELKENGGAQPLALPTSTLLRTTPGTADSRERVSTGTKFALTLWLQHLGRKSRDGS